The region gtgacagaaagagacagagggagggaaacagaggagagagagagacaaagagaatgcgagagaaagagaggaaaagcaaaatagaaagaaaaaaagtgaaaaaaaaggaTTGGTGGACTTTTCTATTAATTCACgggaatgtgggcgtcactgactggaccagcatttattgcccatccctaattgccccttgagaaggtggtggtgagctgtcttcttgaaccgctgcagcccatgtggtgtaggtacacccgcagtactgttagggagggtgttccaggattttgcctcaGCAGTGATGAAGGCATGgggagggaggtcttgtggtggaGTGGGTCATGTCCCTGCCTCTCAGCCAGAaggtctgggttcaagtcccactccaggacttgatggcctaaggaaggtgtgttcatgatgcagtcaaacaggttgattatcaaatccttccaatacacctacGGCAGGCGGTAAGAgggggagagtctcctggtcagccagaaccatGTGGTGGCCCCATCTTCAAAGGCTCCACGTGCAGGTTCCTGGCGTGAGCTGTGGCAAGCATCCTCCTCGCTTCGAGGACCTACCCGCAGAAGGAATGGTTAAAATAAGTCCGAGGAATAGGTCCCTGTGGAGCTGGCCTTGCACAGGCAAGcttcctctccccatctctcctgaAGGGCACCAGAACACACCTGAGATCTCAGCTGTTGGTGTGAGTTTTGGGACTGTCCTTTGCCATCACTGCTGAGCCTGGCTGCAACCTCTCATTTGACAGAAATAAACTGTACTTATTTAGCGCCTTTAGCGCCTTTAGCGAAAtgtcccagggtgcttcacaggaacgatCACCAGACAAAATTCGACCCTGAGCCaggtaaggagacattaggacaggtgacaaaaagcttggtgaaagaggtgggttttaagcagcatcttaaagcaggagagagagagagagagagagagaggcggagaagttaagggagggaattccagagatcgTGGCCCCGGGCAGCCgaaggcccggccgccaatggtggagcaatgggaatcgggaacgctcgagaggccggaattggaggagcgcagagatctcggcagggttggtgggggggcggtgggggggaggtggttgtaggAAGCagttacagggaaagggagggggttgAGCCCATGAAGGATTTTGAAGAcagggatgggaattttaaaatcgaggcccTTGTTGGATGAGGCACCAATGCCGGTCAGCGAGCAGAGGGGGCTGACAGATGAACAGGACCTTTGTTACGAGTCAGGGTatgggacagcagagttttggataggCTCCAGTCtagggagggtggaagatgggaggctggccaggggaGCGTTGGAATAGGTGGGTCTCGAGGTGACAGAGACACGGATGAGGGTTTTGGTAGCAGGTGAAttgaggtgtgggtgggggaggaaatgGGTGATGTCACCGAGGTGAAATGAGTAAGCCTGTGGCTGAGACCTTGGGTGGTGGGTTGGAGCCTCTCTAAACGCGATGCCAGTGCTGTGATGTCctgccacccaaccccacccccacccccacccctgccctctcATCATGTGACAAAGCCAATAGGCACAGACCTTTCCATCtggaccaaccatcttcataGCCAGGCATAGGCAGGCTGATGCCACGCAGAATGCCCGCTCCTCCATGTAACTGTAGTCCTGCAGCGTCAGCTCGCAAAGGTAATGAGCCAATGCCAGGGTCTTCATCCCAACCTCGGTGCTCTACACTTGGAAAACAAAATGCTCAGttcagaacataggaacaggaagaggccattcagcccctcaagcctgttctgcacCGTTCATTCAGATCAAGTCTGCTGATCGAGGacctaactccagcctgtgccCCAGATCTCTTAACACCCTCgttcaacaaaaaaaatctatcaGCCTTAGGTTTAAAACTTACACTTGAGCTAACATTAATGGCGATTTGTGGATGAGAGTCccacacttccaccaccctctgtgtgtagAAAGTGCTTCTCAATTCCACCCTCGAAAGGTCTGGCTCTCATTTTTTAGGCTATGTCCTATTTTGACGTTTCCCCTGTGCCAACATCCCTGGAGATTCAAGAGCCAACAATACCACAGTCGTTGACTCACTGTAGCAGTCAATCTCCCATCAATTagctccaagagtgcagcacctCTGCAATACTGCACCACACTCAGTAGCTGGGAGCTCAGGCATCAACAGTAGCCTAACCCCCAAGGGAAACCCATCACAGACCCTCCAACTGTTGACTAGACATTCTGTACTCCACTGTTCATCTTACTCCATTTATATAGAAGCATTGAACCAGACAGCAGAGAAAGAGACATTAGGACAAGTGACCCATGGGTTTGAAGGGGCATCTtaaacagggggagagagagagagagatagggagggaggcggagagggctagggagggaattccagggccttAGGGTCCCCAGGCAGCTGGAAGCCCGGCCGCCGATGGTGGAGCGACGGAAACCGGGGGGGGTGATGTGCAAGACGCCAGTGGAGTCCCGCCAATCCTCACACACAAGAAGGAATCTCTGTGATTGGCAAACATGAGCTGGAGCCCAGGAGGACTCAGCAATGTCAGAATAGGAGAAAGAAACTTGAAAAGACCCAAACTGCAGGAATAACCAATGGCGGTTGGTCTTGGGATTACCTTTGAGTAGTGGTGGAGGAAGCTGTACACAGTTGGGATGTTGATATCAAAATCAAGCACTTGAAGAATTGTCCTCTCCACCCTCAGCATTTCATCCCGTTTGTAGCTGTCGTCACAGATATAGAGGAAGTCGTCAACGTAGagcaggcaaaactcctgcaacggagagtgagggtgtgacggagagagatggagaggggaacagagaaagGACAGTGctcaagagagatggagagtgatggggagggggaagaggaagagtgaaGAACAGAGGAgaaagatggggagggggaagaggaagagtgaaGAACAGAGGAGAaagatggggagtgatggggagggggaagaggaagagtgaaGAACAGAGGAGAaagatggggagtgatggggagggggaagaggaagagtgaaGAACAGAGGAGAaagatggggagtgatggggagggggaagaggaagagtgaagaacagaagagaaagatggagagtgatggggagggggaagaggaagagtgaaGAACAGAGgagaaagatggagagtgatggggagggggaagaggaagagtgaaGAACAGAGgagaaagatggagagtgatggggagggggaagaggaagagtgaaGAACAGAGgagaaagatggagagtgatggggagggggaagaggaagagtgaaGAACAGAGgagaaagatggagagtgatggggagggggaagaggaagagtgaaGAACAGAGgagaaagatggagagtgatggggagaaagggagagagagaagtagagagcaATGGGCGAGACGCAAGACGCAGGGACACagagggtgttggagagaggcagagaaagatggggagtgatggacatggagggacagagaatgggagagtgacagagagagacaaggagagacacagagagtggtggGGAGAGAAGAAGAGGGGACGTGAGTGACAGAGTAAtggaaaagagagagcgagtgtgacggagagagagagagagagtgatggggagagggtgcgtggtAGCTGAGTCAGCACTGGAGCAATAGGAGGGGGAGCGAGCTGGCTGGGGGAACCGGATCGGGGGCTAGGGCACCTGATGAGGAGGGGAAAGgcttggtgtgggggtggggggggggaaactgGATGGGGGCAGGGGAAAGGcactgaaggggtggggggggtaaacAAGTGAACAGGATGTGGGACTGAGGGAAGCATattgttgggggagaggggaagggtaCAAGGGAtgaatggggagagtgggaaacagaatggggagggggggcagcGGAACCGGATGGGGGAGCAAGGGAGCGGGATGGGGGTAGAggaaagggatggggtggggcaaTGCGTACGACGGTGGGGACTGAAGGGTTCACCTCGAACTTGGCGGCAATGAGTAACGAGGTAGCCCCGAGCAACTGCAGCTCTTCACGTTGACACAGTTGCTTGGACAAGAAGCAGTCAACCATCTTCACCGCCAGGTACAGAGTTTCCAGGAGCAAGTCATAACACTCCTGTGGGCAGCAAGAAAACAGATTCCTGTTAAAGAGGGAAAaggataaacagtgagagagagagagtgagaaagagtaataggcagactgagaaagacagagacagagagagggaggttgagaGAATGTGACATAGATCAGCAGAGGAAAGAAAAaatcttgcatttctatagcgcctttcccCACCTCAGGATGACCCAGagtgcttttcagccaatgaagtactttggaagtgtagtcactgtcgcaatgtaggaaacacagcagccaatttgcacacagcaaatatGGTAATAACCCAGATCATCTGCTTCAGCGACACCGGTTAAGGAATAAAGACAccgcatctgacagtgcagcactccctcggtactggcgCAGGAGTGTCAGCCAGCAGCATGTGCTGgggtccctggagtgggacttgaacccacaacctctgagAGGACAGGGGAGGTGgactgacagagagggagggagggagggaggggaataaaTAAAGGGGAATCAATTAACAGCGAGTGTAAAGCCAAGGAAAGGATAGCGCAAAGAGtcaaagtcagagagagagagagagggtgaagtgaAACTAGATGAAGCTGTGAGAGACAGGGCGCGCAGGGTAAACGCCGAGTGAAGAAACAGCCTTGCTTGGTTTTGGTGCTCTCAGCAGCGCCATGTAAGCACTGGCTAAACGCACATGGGAAGAGCAGCCGGTCAGTAGTACgtctgtggggggggggagaaaaccCAGAACGAACCAGGGCCTGAGGAGGTGGAAAACTGCGGAAGCAGAATTAACCCACTGGCTGGAGGAATTATACGGCAGGGACGGTGATGAGGAGTGGGGAGGTCCTAAATCAGGGCAGATTAAGACCATggtcaccccccccactccccccaccccagtgcCCAGGCTGGACCTGAGGGCCCGGAGCATCAGtgcgacccccaccccaccaccaccaaacatacCTGGACTTCCACCATCCAGTCAATCAGAATGGCTCTCATGTGTACGCTGATCTCTGGCTGTCGGTTTATATAGCTCGATAGGGCAAACTGCttctgtggggggggggtcacacagacacagcccgTTTGTATGATGTtccagagagagtgaatgctcaTACCGCGGCTTCCCACAGCCCGGCAAGAGAAATGGctttccccactgccccccaccacccccctccatcgCTCCGCTGTCTTTACAATGACAAGGCTGCCCTGTCCTGCTTCAGGAGCTCAACTTACATGCCTATATGACAAAGAGCAGGCAGCTAAACCCACTCCCGGGGTCTAATGTGCCAGTCCACCAGCTTCACTTCACAGCTCAGTGCATCGCACTCACCTCCCACAGCCCTCGGTCCGAGGCCCCACTCCAGAGGCATGAGCACCATAATCCAGGCCAACATTCTgcagtgccagtactgagtgtgagagtcagcactgagggagcgccgcactgtcagagggtcagtactgagggagtgccgcactgtcagagggtcagtactgagggagtgctgcactgtcagagggtcagtactgagggagtgctgcagtgtcagagggtcagtactgagggagtgccgcactgtcagagggtcagtactgagggagtgccgcactgtcagagggtcattactgagggagtgccgcactgtcagagggtcagtactgagggagcgccgtactgtcagagggtcagtactgtgggagtgcagcactgtcagagggtcagtactgagggagtgccgcactgtcggagtaagtactgagggagtgccgcactgtcggagggtcagtactgagggagtgccgcactgttgcaggtgtcatcttttggatgagatagtAAGGTGAGATTCCcagctgaagtctctggagtgggtctcTAACCCACAGGCTTCAGACTCAGAGAGTGTTGTCTATTGACACTGccttgttgctgttccttcagaaTCGGGCAGACGACGTTGGGACAAGGCAAGGAGACTGGCATTACTCAACACATTACAGATTAAACCCCATCACTCCGGTCTGAGAAAGAGCTGCTTTTGTCTGCCAACCAGTGGAGCCAGAAGGGGGGGTGGCGGTGAAGGGAAGGGGTATATTAGCCTGGAATATCGTGCTCCTGATCACTGGAAAGAGAGCAACCTCAGCCTTGCAGGATTGGACACAGCTATGAAGCTCACTCTGGTTCTGCTCTGTGCTGGCGTCGATGctgcacatgagcctcctcccaccccctcttcatctcaccctattggCATGTGCTTCTGTTCCCTTCCCCCTCATgcatttatccagcttccccttaaatgtatccacACTATTCACCTTAACCAATCCCCATGGGGGCAggctccacattctccccactctctgcgtAAAGACATTTCCCCTGAATTCAcccttggatttattagtgactctctCACATTGATAGCCCCTGGGtctggtctcccccacaagtgaaaacatcttccacacgtctaccctatcaaatcgcTTCATAATAAAGGTCTCTGAATGGATACACCTCCGCCTTCACTTATCCACAGAAACATCCCCAGCCCGTTCAATTTTTCCGAACAGTTCCGCAAATCTCCTCTTCTCCCACATGACATTATCCGGATGAATTCCAGAGTGATTTCCAACACCTACTTTCAGGAAccagcccctccaccacccccccaccccccccgttcatcccacctccccctctcttcctccgcCACGCTCCCCTTGCTATGGCAGGAGACTCTTGTGGAACTGACCTCTCGCTGCGTCATGTAGTTAAATATGTCCTCGGCGTAAATGGCTGGCACCACTGGCTCCTCCAGGCTGTAGGTGATGCTCAGATGAAGTGGACGAGGCTGCGGATTCGGACCCCAAGTGAGTATTTCGGGGAAAGAGGACATTGGTTAGTTCAAACCAATTACTGGACACacattcgtgtgtgtgtgtgtgtgtgtgtgtgtatatgagtatacctacgtctgtgtgtgagtgcctgtgtcTGTATccgtgtgtatgcatgtgtgagtgcctgtctgtatgtgtgtgtgagcatgtgtggctgtgtctgtatctgtgcatgtatgtgtgtgtgagtgtgtgtgggagcatgtgtggctgtgtctgtatctgtgcatgtatgtgtgtgtgagtgtgtgtgggagcatgtgtggctgtgtctgtatctgtgcatgtatgtgtgtgtgagtgtgtgtgggagcatgtgtggctgtgtctgtatctgtgcatgtatgtgtgtgtgtgtgtgtgtgtgtgagcatgtgtggctgtgtctgtatctgtgcatgtatgtgtgtgtgtgtgtgtgtgtgtgtgtttgtatgtatagaaacatagaaactaggagcaggagtaggccattcggcccttcgagcctgctcccccattcattatgatcacagctgatcatccaactcaataacctgttcccgctttctccccataccctttgatccctttcgccccaagagctatatctaactccttcttgaaacatacaatgttttggtctcaactactttctgtggtagcgaattccataggctcaccactctctgggtgaagaaatttctcctcatctccatgtgtgtgtctgtttgtgcatgtgtgtctgtgtctgtatctgtgtgtg is a window of Carcharodon carcharias isolate sCarCar2 chromosome 33, sCarCar2.pri, whole genome shotgun sequence DNA encoding:
- the LOC121272209 gene encoding G2/mitotic-specific cyclin-B3-like; its protein translation is MSGTGHEPVGYQLGGVMKTRPAILRSSVKAAVVDVKQTVLLENGDVLKRPILHLQGLALKRTTCADITNVCICVNQPSMCLKEENQNTTKAPRKQRMRSMREADVAENVREDSLNWFLQEDGLSARTEPVAESQSPQSKEMAQDQSLLEEFVPRPLHLSITYSLEEPVVPAIYAEDIFNYMTQREKQFALSSYINRQPEISVHMRAILIDWMVEVQECYDLLLETLYLAVKMVDCFLSKQLCQREELQLLGATSLLIAAKFEEFCLLYVDDFLYICDDSYKRDEMLRVERTILQVLDFDINIPTVYSFLHHYSKSTEVGMKTLALAHYLCELTLQDYSYMEERAFCVASACLCLAMKMVGPDGKVLEARRMLATAHARNLHVEPLKMGPPHGSG